Within Bactrocera oleae isolate idBacOlea1 chromosome 6, idBacOlea1, whole genome shotgun sequence, the genomic segment CACAAGTATTATAGGTATATGATAAACTATTGATATTTCCTTTATTACCGCCACCAATACTACAATTTAAGTGAATGTTTGCGCAGGTTACAGGGATTTATTACCAGTTGGGTAATGTTACTTCCCATCACAACACTTGTAAGTAATTAAGGTATGTACACAGGCCTGTGACTTTTCATCAAAGAATTTGTCGCCACTACACCGCTTCTTTTCAATTTGCTCAccatttttgcaaattgtatagcTTCTGCAATTGTCGTCAACAGTTTGAACATCGATATCACCCCGACCTTGGCATCGATCATAACTGCAATCCGATTCGGTAGGATCAGTACATGATGAGGTTGTTTGATCGAATAATTTGCCGACTGGGCATTGCAGAAAGATGGGGTTCAAGTCATTTTCCTTTCCATAATCGCGACAGTAAAAATAGCCACGACATGATACACCATCGGAATATAAACCTTTGCGATTTCTGCAGTCAAATTTTGGGGCGCAAGGATAGTTCGGTAACTTTGTTCCACAGGTACTAGTTTCGACATTGAAGTATTTTGTGCATTTTTGGCTTACACTCTTGCCATTTTTACAGAGGTAGTAAGTACTGCAGTCTGTTGAATTACGATAATTCGTTCCATCCGGTACTAAATCACAAATTTCCGGTATTACATTACAAgagtttatattttcaaaatcgcATATCGATTTTGCCTCATTAAAATAATAACCATTTTCACAGTAACCCTGCAGTGGTTGACCATTGTCACAGTAGAAATATCCCTTACAAGTGGCTGGGTCGGTAACCCATTTACCATTAATATTTAAACACCGATTGCGGCAATAGTCGTCAACATCAGAGAGCTTGGCTTCTAAAACACAACTTTGTGCGTTGCGATCGAATTTTTGTAGAGATGGGCATGAGTATATAACTCCAGTGGAGTTGGAACAATGTATATATTCTGTGCAAGAACCGGGTTTTCGAAGGCGTGTACCATCCTaaatagtaaacaaataaaGAGAAATACGCATATTAACTGagaatataatgtatataaatatatatatacatatgtatgtatatacataccgtGAAAAGACTACACAAATCCCTTGGATCAGATAATGTGGTTACACATAAGCCAAAGTTATTCAGGTAGCAGAAGAGTAGATTAAGTATAAGTAAAGctgtaaattgtaaaaatgtaaatcaGTGCGTAAGTGTTATTGCATACGCAATAAGTCATATTATCGTTTAAATTTCCTtatcacattaaaaattaaggTAGCTAATATATCGATAATGAATAATTCTTCTCTCTAAGCGTCACTTCAAATTACTTTGTTGatattgaaatgaatatataaaaatatgatattttcagtcacaaaaaagcaacaataacaacgagatacatacttatttatgtacAGTGCTGGCCTTATAATTAGAAACGACTTTGTAGCATATAATTTtcctaatttattttaaaaatttatatttccacATTAAAACTATTAAGTGGGAGCAATAATGTAacacattttatttaagttgtacataaaatagaaaaaaaaacaacaacaacataaattctatttttaacaaaatgagCTAAACACAAAGAACACCAAATTCAGTTTGGTCATATGATTAGAAACGACAGTAACAActtaaaaatatctatataaaattgaacaaaatgtattaaatttttaatattttgctggATGAcccttatttttaacaacaTTGTCCAGTCTTCGCATGTTTGTACTGATATGCTGTTCCAACTATGTTAAACCATTTATTCCATAACCAATAGTTCCAAACATAAGTTCTCAATTGGGTTGAGATTTAGACTTTGCAGAGGCCAGTCCTTCAATATTTTTATCCGAAAGCCAACTCTTCACTAATCTTGAAGTGTGTTTTGGGTCATTGTCGTGCTGGAAAATGTAATGGA encodes:
- the LOC106624331 gene encoding peritrophin-44 → MLKKSLLILNLLFCYLNNFGLCVTTLSDPRDLCSLFTDGTRLRKPGSCTEYIHCSNSTGVIYSCPSLQKFDRNAQSCVLEAKLSDVDDYCRNRCLNINGKWVTDPATCKGYFYCDNGQPLQGYCENGYYFNEAKSICDFENINSCNVIPEICDLVPDGTNYRNSTDCSTYYLCKNGKSVSQKCTKYFNVETSTCGTKLPNYPCAPKFDCRNRKGLYSDGVSCRGYFYCRDYGKENDLNPIFLQCPVGKLFDQTTSSCTDPTESDCSYDRCQGRGDIDVQTVDDNCRSYTICKNGEQIEKKRCSGDKFFDEKSQACVHTLITYKCCDGK